Part of the Antechinus flavipes isolate AdamAnt ecotype Samford, QLD, Australia chromosome 2, AdamAnt_v2, whole genome shotgun sequence genome is shown below.
ttctctttttttgttttactatgtTATGGAAGTGCTCATTTCAGTTGGAGGTGAACAtcagaataaaaaaatgcaaaaaaaaaaaaaaatccataggtCCATTCAATCCTTTCCTCCCCATTTCCATCCccacatatacaaataaacacaTTCAAAGACTTGCAAAGAATAGCATATATAAAATCTGTATTAGTATTTGCCCTTTTAGGACAATCTTTTGATCTGGTACCTTTCTTCCCTGTAAAAGACAGGGATTACAATGGACTCAATTCATTCATTAACTGCTTACTATGTACAAGACTACTTAGTTAAATTATGTATACTATCAAATTTCTAAGTTCCCTTGTAATTTTTAGTATTCTATGAACTCCTCTTTGCCAAAATTTCTTCCCCTTTGGAGACAGCACttcaagattttaaaagtaaTCTCACAAAGTGTTCCCACTTCCTTTTcataaacaaaatagattaatGTAGGTAGTCCCAAAATTGATATGCAATATTACCTCTAAAAACTTGCCAAAGGAAAtcaatatttacatatttctatcTTACTTGGAACTGGCTGAAACTTGATGGAAAAATCATTTCCTGTTGTGATCTATTTCCACATTTCTATTATCACTTCCTATTCCTTCTTTATAAGtaattgaaatctttttttttttaaatgtgatttaaTAAGTGGAGATCCCagcaaagtatttttttaatcttctgctAACTGGAGGCATCAAGAAGTtctgatttgcccaggatcatggaGTTTGTCTGTGTAAGATGCAGGCCTTGAAATTCAGGTATTCCTTAACACTATGTCACATGCTGTTTACTTGCTACACTATTTGGGTTTATGTATAcgtactacacacacacacatatatataattttattcatagTTCTTTACACATTCATCTATGATTACCCCAGTAATCTTGTGGGAATCCTGagaatattatctctattttacaggtgaatacTCTGGAAAGTTATTAACACCAATTCTTGCAGACTGAATTCTCTGCCTACATTTGCTCATTCAACAGGCATTTAAATATCTACTACATGCCAGCAGTATAAgtacaaaatcttttcctttctaatttcctCTATTAGGGTctgaattggattttttttttttttgcataatttacCAAATTAAAATCCCTCCAATGAGTTTTGAAGATTTTCCACATGTGGATATGAATTACTATCATTCTTAAAGTTTCCTCTGTGGAAATGGATCAAACCTAGAGATAGAGTGGAGTAATGAACACAGTGTGTGGAACAAGGCTATCAAGATGTATTCAATGTATCtggtttattttgcttaattgttcTTGTTATAAGGAAAGTACAACAGTTCTAtagatttaaaaatcttttaaatctatAGACTTAAAACATTAGAAATCCTTTACATCAacctccacattttacagatgagtaatcTGAAgctcagagtttaagtgacttgctcaaagttttATACTAAAGTagtagagctgggattcaaagcTAGGTTCCTTAGATACAAAAGTCTGTTTTTCCCATTACACTGCAGTAGGTGAGTATAGTGATTTTTGCACagcaaagatggaaaagaaaaaaaaaaatccaaccccaTAAAGTTTCCTTTAACTAGCAAAAGTATAAGCCATTGCTTGTCATTCTCATACCGATCCCTCTTTATATCGTCCCTGATCCTTTGCCAGAAGGAGATTGTTAGTGTCTAGTATTTCTCAGAAGCAACAAATGGAACTAGGGTAATCTTGATGGTTGCATTTAACTCATTCTTCCTTATCCTGAAATAAATATGCTCTCCCTTGACTCAGGCATTAATCTGAGTATGATGTGAATACCTTATCACTTATAAAGAGAATAGAGAAAACACCAACAAACTAGCATGATCCTGGCATAGAAAATCTGTTTAATAAATATACATCTTAAAAGTACCAAAACATTACcaacaaaatacatataatatacacaatttACAAGAGGCTGTAATCATCACTGACAAGGTGATAGGATCAGAAGCCAATTCTTTTAAcaatgttcaaaatttttctttcagttcttcTTACTATTAATCATCACAGAAAGCAGCTATGGTAAACCATTAGAATCCATGGTTAGAAAGTCAGCAAAATAATTGGTAACAAACATGCAATTCTTTTCAGCAAACCAAATACTGAAAAATTCTCCAAAAACCTCATGTGCCTCTTAAGAAATTTTCTGTGAATTTCCAATCTTTCTTGTACCCATGCCAAGAATTCACCACAAGAAGAgatataagatattttataatgTGTTTCAGGACAACTTATATTGTTATTTGTGcattttttgtgttttaaattttttttagaaaaataaaatatctttttgtacAAATTATACAGAGTAGAGCTTCATGCTTTTTCAGTTATGTTCAGTTCATAATGCTAGCCGTTGGCCTCCAATCACACAGTCATCATAGAGCaactaaaagaggaaaaagaaacaagttaATGTCTGGAGCTTCAAAGGAAGAGTTCCAATAATTCTTGGGCTTCTTTCTCCATtacacagttttttaaaaatgtaaatatattttcctttaaaagggACAGATTTAAGCCAAGAgacagttataaaataaaattttaggacATGGGTGAatctttttttgacatttttataagTAGATATTTAAGAGAAAGAGTTAAGAGCTACTATACTTAAAGgttagaagaaggaagaaatatgatCTATAGCTGGAAGAACTGAGGCTTCATTCTGTAGCACAAGGAATTAAGGCCCAGAAAGGGCCTTGGACTTGACAAagataagatatataatatatagcagaaaataggaattgaacccagatcctttgaaAGTGTTGTAATAGTACTTACTTCATCCTCTGTGAATTCCAACTCTGTATCATAGCTCTCTTCATCTTCACTCTCTGGAAGCGTTTGCAAGTTTTCCATGGTCAGCTGCCCCAAAAGTTTTTGAATAGTAGTATTCTCTCTGCCCCAAGTGAGTTGATATGGAGAGTAACCCTGGTAAGTTACTTTGTTGACATCAGCCCCACACCTCAAAAGAAGTGATACCAGTTCAGGATTCTGCAAGTCTACAGCAAGATGGAGGGCAGTTCGGCCATTACAGGGCTCCTATAATCCAAGGAAATTAAGATGTTTAAAATCTATCTATGAAATATATCTACATGATGGATGGGAGGGTTTGACCATAAGCACTATCAAAAACTTATCCATCCTTGCCACACCaccatttaaaaagtattataatcACCTGAGCATTGACATCAGCTCCCAAGGATACCAAATGTTCTACTACTGCTAAGTAGCCATGGATGGAAGCCAAATGGAGGCACGTGTGACCTGCAAGAATAgcaaaggaaattatatataatcattcaCATTAACCTTATCATTTCCTACTACTCCCAGAAAAGAGccttttcatctcatttttaagTAATGTTTCCTGAACAAAATTAAACTGATAGGAAAGCcacaaatgacattttaaaaagtgtctCAAATTTTTAGATACTAGGTAAAATCTTCCCCAATCTAGAAATTCTGTATTAAGCTAGTTAAAGTAAGCCAAGAAAGATATCCTTTCTTAAGATCACTCACTGCCTTTTGAAGAATGAGAGAATGACTGAAGATACAGTCTTACCATTGTAGTTTGTAGAATGAAGCACTGAGAGGAGGTCCTGGGTTTGGCAATATTGGGTAAGCACTCCTATACCAGCCAGGCAGCCCTGCTCACAAGCAAGGTGCAGAGGTGTATTCCCTTGAAAGTCCCTGAGCTCTGGGTCACAGCCAGCTTTTAGGAGTGTCTCAGCAATCCCTGGCTGTTTAGTGATCACTGCCAAGTGAAGAGGAGTCTacaaaccaaagaaagaaaacaaaacagataaatcaCAGGTCACACAAAAACATTTTGGGATTCCCTTAAAAACAAACATTCCCCTAGATTTAAGGATTGTCAATCCTGcctaattaaaataaaagctataatccAAAACCCATGGAGAAATTTCTCTCACACTAGTGTTACTGTAGCACTtctttggaatcaggagacctgagttcaaatcttgggtTTACCACATTTCATTAAGgcctttccttttcatcatctataaaatgaaggcctCTGTAATACATTCCTCGTGTAAATCTAATCCAAAAGAGGTAAGTGATTAACTGAATAActttaaatgataaattatgGTATCCTGGATCATAACCAACATATCTGTTGATAAAAATGAGGCCAAAGAGATGTCCCTCTAAAGTGGAGTTTAAAGAGGACTCACCTGTTGCAGATTGTTCTGAGAGTTGAGGAAAGCCAAGTCCCCTCCCACTTGTCGGATGATTTCCAAACTCAATGTCTTCTCTTCGTGAATGATGGCCATGTGGAGAAACCTGAAGCAACACCACagtacaacaaaataaaaaaaataactgtgaTGCGCAGCAGGGTTATGAGAAGCTACAAGGGCGAAGGAGGAAGGAGCATTGCGCAAAGTTGGGGTTTCTGAAGGCCGTGGCCGGTGTTTTCCGCGAGGTTATTAAGAGCTGAGTGTTCCTGGCACTACCCCAGGGACTTTCCAGACCCTCCCCTACCCATCCCGGGCTGGCGCCGGTTCGGCTCCGCCCCTCCTTCCCCAGCAACTGGAACGCCCAGTACTTCCCCATCCCAGCAGCCGTATGAAACGCCCCGGGAGGCCGGCCAAGCCCTGCAGAAAGTCCCAGCGcgtttctcccttcccccaagttACCTTATGCAACCTGGAACTTTATGCTGCCCCACCCGGCGGCTCCGCAGGGCTCTGGTCCCAAAGACCAAAGATTTCCCTCGATTTTAAAGAGGAGCGGGATGGGACAAAGCAAATAAAGTTACATTGGTTCCTTGGTGGGGGAGGGCGGAATAAGAAGTGATTCCTAGGCTCCGTTTTCGTGCAGTGCGCAAATGCTAGTCATGCGCTTTCTGGCATTCCCTTGCAGCTACGTGGTTATTTCTGCGACTCTGGAATTGCATTCAACACTAGCCTATgtatcttccttctccttctccctcccccgcTTCCATACTACCTCCCCACTCCCATTTCATCCCTAGTGTAGCTAGCAGCCTGGGCATATTTCGAGGCACTTACGTGTCTCCGTCCTCGGTGATCTGTAGTTTCCAAGACTCTTGGGGCGGCCCGGCATGCACCTCctgaggctgaatccttatctcctTTAGCTCTTTCACCATCAGCTCATATTCCTCATCTTTCATCGAGTCTAGGCCGCTATCATGACGATCATCTAAAAGCCGTTCCTTTTTGAGCCCGTCCCGGGGGCCTTCCATGCTATATTCCTGGGGGTTCTCCTCCTGAGACTGCCTCAAAATGTGAAACATGGCGCTGCTCAAATATTAGCTTCGTCCCTTAACAAGGCTCCAAACAGCCAGCGGGCGCAGGGAGGGACCCAAGCAGGGAGAAGGGGCGGCTCCTCTGTTTGCTCTTCTTACAGCACAGGAACAGCCTAACCGCCAGTCGAACAACTGAAGTAGAGCTCGTGGCGCCGCTGACCTATATGCACAGGCAGGGGATTTCTCAGGGGCGGAGTTAGGTTCAGGGAATTTCCAAGCCAGTCAGAGCAGAAAGAGAGAACTAGTCTAGTCCTGCCTAgggaggggggcggggcggggaggAAGAGAAGCCTAAAGCCAGTGTGATGGGTTCAACCGAGAAACTCCCCAGGATGAACCACTGGGGTCATAAACAGGGAACTTTTTGATGAATGCTTAAGATGCTGGAAAGTCCTCCCTGCAAGtacccttctccctccccttcccccccccccctccccggcaTTTCCCTGATGCTTTGCCTCCTCCAGTCTTGCAAGTTTGCAAAATACCTTGTCTTCCCTTCCTAGGTATAGATTCTCcgccctcccctcctctcctccccagcGTTTTCCATTGTCAATTTTACATCGGATGCTCTCAGTTATCCCAAACTTCCAACAGTTCAGGAATGAATAAATCAGTAAATGAGTTATCCCCCTTACCTCGCCCCCTcagcatttaagtgcttactagtGCAAAAGGACTAGGCTAATTGGAAAAGCGTATTGTCTCTACTTTATTCAAATTCTGTTAATAGGTAGTAGATTTCAAGTCTGACATTAAAAGCTTGAATCCTTGGAGTAGAgctaatttttaatgatttcaagATAGCCCATCCAAGGAATTTGCTGAATCAagcaggtcttttttttttttttttttttttttttaaagaaatcgtttaaagaagaaagatggaaattATGGTTGCATGCAGGTATCCACTCCACCAGATTTCCTCTGTGTGAAAAGTGTTGTCTAGTGGGTTGGAATGAGTCAGGAATCTTagatttcatttctctatttgcTACCTCTTTTGTAGTACACAGCCTACTGAttccttacttttctcatcttcctGTTTAGAAATACCGATAAATTAGAGTTAAAAACTAGGTGCTTTgggattttcaaatgaaaaatacttCTTGTTACCTGATAGAATTTGCACAAGAACCACTTCTTAGGTACAAGAGGAATAAGACTGATAAACTTTCTTCAATGCTAATAACTTATTGAGTTACACTTCACTGTACATTAAACTGTTAAGTATGAAATAGTAATCAAGTCAATGCGTAGGGcccctttgtttatttttttgaagcAAAGTTTGTAAATAGCATTAAAACTGACCAACATATATTTGTAGATGATCAACTATGTGCCTTAAATTATGTTTTTGCAAATATGAATCCAGGTCAATTATATTCTTTAGCAACAGACTTTTATAGTTTAACTACTCCATGTAATACTTTTGTTTAACTGTGTAAAAAGCATGGTGGCAGGGGAGAACAGTTGTTAGGGAAGGTATAATTCAAAGAATGATGCTGACAGATATCTGTGAAAAACAAGAAGCCTAAATGTATGCTAATCAGGATTAAGAATATGTCTGTTAGGTAACTGcacaaaagtgtgtgtgtgtgtgtatgtgtgtatatgctagcatagtttatttttaaaaataatactgatgcaggaaagattcctttctagattcccaccctctcctagtcaataatgtaaattgccctttaactcacaaatcctggtccttttgaattccaacaaatcctggtccctttgaattccaatagaagatccggacctgtcccagtcccacctggatctgagccaactttggggctacacccaaagcccctcgagctaagtctcctctTATAAAAAAGCCATCTGGGAAcccctcttggcagagattccaaacatggtagctatgtgaggaccctctgtccattggaccctttgtccagtgccctccttatctctatcttcacctaataataaacctcttttatcaatctagctctccaggctaataaatgcttttattggggagtCGCACCGCTACTAGACTCCATACCaccgtatccttgcgccgaatcaaAGTGGGTTGCatgggagctttgcttgactccctgtgccccaaacctgccactagaccttaactaaatcctaatctcatttaggtatcccaaatctagacctcaacaatatttttttatttttcaaaatacatgcaaagatagtttccaacattccaATATAgtatccttgcaaaactttgtgttcaagttctaaactttttccatttaagggaaataatatgtatacaaaaatattcaaaatattgtaACTAAAATAAAGTAACTAGGGGGCACAAGTAAGAGGGTTATGAGGTGCAGTTTTCCTGGAGGAGGTCTTCTTAGCTAGCATTttaatttaaggtttacaaagctctttacaaatattacctcattttatccttataatattTAGGTTGGGAAGGGAGCCCAAAAGGTTGAAGGTCACAGTCTGGAGTTATATTGGGCATCACAGATTGGTGTCACGAGGTGTCtcaagaatttgcaggcttgaacccatatccagGTCAACagacaaagtttattgtaattggtggtttttttttttttttttttttttttgctgagacaattggggttaagttacttgcccaaggtcacacagccagggattattaagtgtctgaggccagatttaaacagGAGCTCTCCTgacacttcagggctggtgctctatccactacactatctaGCTACCccagtttattgtaattgtaatgccaattgaagcaagCTAAAATCCACAGATTTTAGCAAGGAATCTgaagcaagaagacaaatttattgAGTTCATgccattgatatgctaattttatagctTAGAGATAGAACTGAGGAGAGgtttctggaatttggttatcactgaccactAGACCTAGGATATTCTAAAAGAAGATTCTAGAATCATTTACAGAcaagattgttagaacaatagcaacCCAAGGTTAGagagtctcaggatcactaaatatcttccctaaagtttaagggaacaaatattattatattcctaggccaaaAGACTTTTATAATAATTGACAGAACAATGGCATTGATAagatctagatttagggaaccaaaatgagattagagttTCTGGTTGtcaaggagttaaatgataaggtctagtggcaggtttggggttcagggaaccaaatggagaggtttgacTCCCCGGTgcccccttgggatttggcacaagggtagggagttttggggaactcccttctggtggtgcagagattctatgtaaaggaatttacagacccgaaaacctagattgataaaagaggttttaTTCTAGAAATTGGGAAGTAAgtttagaaatcctgacagagaggcatagagtctggttagggaaataggtgaggataaagagagtaTTAtcacactggaaaagaatattattctagcaggcagatctatggaaaatggagttttgcactgagaatgcagttctcagtggacagaaagtcttTGCAGCAAAggactttagttgatggaagctattATATTGAGTGTCTTGGTGGGGATTGGGACAGCCCAAATTGGCTCAACACAAGCTGGATTTCAGtttgaactgaatttgaattccatgAGTTCCTTCAATTCAATAGGATGAAATTCCTTTTGTTAGATAACAGAAAGAAACTGTCTTGTTTGCTTTTCCTTgggcagggtccctcactgaggcagagttgaaggagatttccttcaaggatttttagattCGGGGTCCCCTCTTCAGCATTCCTAGATCAGAGTGATAGGGCTGAACTCTGAAAACTGTGTCCcatttaatctgtaaaataatcactctgaaacagtgtcccctttgatctgtaaaagaaaggaCATTCAGAGTCTCAGACTTCAGAGAGTCTGGGAGGGGGCATACTTTCCAGATGGGCCTTTTCTAAGAT
Proteins encoded:
- the NFKBIA gene encoding NF-kappa-B inhibitor alpha, translating into MFHILRQSQEENPQEYSMEGPRDGLKKERLLDDRHDSGLDSMKDEEYELMVKELKEIRIQPQEVHAGPPQESWKLQITEDGDTFLHMAIIHEEKTLSLEIIRQVGGDLAFLNSQNNLQQTPLHLAVITKQPGIAETLLKAGCDPELRDFQGNTPLHLACEQGCLAGIGVLTQYCQTQDLLSVLHSTNYNGHTCLHLASIHGYLAVVEHLVSLGADVNAQEPCNGRTALHLAVDLQNPELVSLLLRCGADVNKVTYQGYSPYQLTWGRENTTIQKLLGQLTMENLQTLPESEDEESYDTELEFTEDELLYDDCVIGGQRLAL